One Hippoglossus stenolepis isolate QCI-W04-F060 chromosome 9, HSTE1.2, whole genome shotgun sequence genomic region harbors:
- the ykt6 gene encoding synaptobrevin homolog YKT6, with the protein MKLYSLSIIYKGSNKSNLLKAAYDLSSFSFFQRSSIQEFMTFTSALIVERTSQGSRASVKEQEYLCHVYVRNDNLGAVVIADTEYPQRVCFTLLEKVLEEFSRTVDSIDWPSGNPGTITYAALDSHLSKYQNPREADAMTKVQAELDETKIILHNTMESLLDRGEKLDDLVAKSEHLGNQSKAFYKTARKQNSCCEIM; encoded by the exons ATGAAGCTCTACAGCCTCAGCATCATCTATAAAGGATCCAACAAGTCCAACCTCCTCAAAGCGGCCTACGACCTGTCCTCCTTCAGCTTCTTCCAGCGCTCCAG tATTCAGGAGTTTATGACCTTCACCAGTGCCTTGATCGTTGAGCGAACATCACAAGGAAGCCGTGCCTCTGTCAAAGAACAAG AGTACCTGTGCCATGTGTATGTGAGAAACGACAACCTGGGTGCTGTGGTCATCGCAGACACTGAATACCCACAGAGAGTCTGTTTCACATTGCTGGAAAAA gtaCTCGAGGAATTCTCCAGGACAGTGGACAGTATAGACTGGCCGTCTGGTAACCCTGGAACCATAACCTATGCAGCCCTAGATAGTCACCTCTCTAAATACCAG AACCCCAGGGAAGCAGATGCAATGACCAAAGTGCAGGCAGAGCTGGATGAGACCAAGATCATTTTG CACAACACCATGGAAAGTTTGTTGGATAGAGGAGAGAAGCTGGATGATCTTGTGGCAAAGTCGGAACACCTTGGAAACCAGTCCAAAGCCTTCTACAAGACT GCACGGAAACAGAACTCCTGCTGTGAAATCATGTGA